The Curtobacterium herbarum genome contains the following window.
GGACCGACTGGCCCAGGGGCTGGACGCCCCGACCGCCGCCGTGGCGCAGGTCGTCGGCTTCGGTGCATCGGACGGGGCCCTCGTGGCCGCGGTGTCGCTCGGAGACCTCGACACGGCCTCGAACGTGACGGTGAACGTGCCGGGCGCGACCACGACCCTCGACAGCACGGACGGGCAGGTCCGCGCCGCGAAGGACCTGGCGCACGCGGCGGCGCGACTCGCCCCGGCGTCGTCCTTCGCCGTCGTCTCCTGGATCGGTTACCGAGCACCGGAACTCGTCGAGGTCCCCGCGCAACGACGCGCGATCGTCGGCGGGGCGGCGCTCGCCTCGTTCCTCGACGGGGTCCACGACAGCCGGGACGGCAACGCTCCGGGACGCCTCACGGTGCTCGGACACTCGTACGGTTCTGCGGTGGCGGTCGAGGCGGCTGCGCAGACGCGGTACCGGATCGACGCCGTCGTCACCTACGGCTCGGTCGGGTTCACGGACGACACGCGGCCCGAGCACCTGAACGTCGGTGCGGTGTTCGCCACGGAGGGCGATCGGGACCACACGGCTCGCCTCGGCCGGATCGGTCGGACCGACCCTCGTGACCTCCCGGGCGTCCACGTCTTCTCGGCCGAGGCGGGGCCGGGGACGGAAGCGGTCACCGGGCACGACATGTACCCGTCGACCGGCGTGGGGTACCTGTCGCCCGACGCCACAGCGCAGCGGCACATCGCCGAGATCATCGCAACCGGGAGGCCGGGATGACCGCCTGGACCAGGACGCTCCGTGCGATCGGCGCCGTCCTCCTGACGGTCGGGCTGACGGCCGGTTGCACGTCCGGAGAGGGAACCGTGGAGCACGACGCAGCCGGACTGACGCGGCAGGAGGTCGCCGCGCTGTCGTTGCAGGACGAGTTCGACCGGTACCGCGAGCACTACCGGACGATGCAGCAGGTCCTCGCGGACGCGCAACGGCAGCTCTCCGACGGCGAGTGGCACTGGAACGGCGGCGATGACATCCCGCAGATCGGTGGGGTCGGGATGCGCCCGTTGGCCGGAGCCGACACGCACAACACGTACGCGCTGGAGTCGAGCCGGTCCTGGGACCCGGAGGGTGCACACGGATCCCGGTCCGATCTCGAGCCGCTGATCGACTACTTCGCAGCGAACGGCTGGAGACACCACGTCGAGCGGATCACGGACACCTACTACCTCGACGGGTACACCGACGACGGCTGGCGCATCCAGTACCTCGTCCAACCGAGTGGTCACTACTCGCTCGACGTCGTCAGCGGCCTGTTCTGGACGAACGACGCCGACGCACTCTCCGAAGCCGTGGGCGGCCGCGCCGGCGGACGGCACCCGTCGTCCTCCCGACCCGGCGAGTACCCGGAACCGCCGACGTGGGAGTCGCCGATCATCAGCCCACCGAAGATCTGATCAGCTCCCCCGAAGATCTGAGCAGCCCACCGAAGACCCAGCAGCGCCACGGACGCACGGTCCCCGACCACGGACGGACGGGAGGCGGTGCGCACGTCGTGCGCACCGCCTCCCGTCCGTCGCCGGCTACGCCGCGATCGTGGCGACCTTCTCCGGGTAGTGGCAGGCCCCCCGGTGGTCGACGTCCTCGCCACGGCGGGGCGCCTTCTCCGGCGCTTCCGTCTCGCAGCGGCGACGTTCCGCCTCGGGGAGGATCGCGTAGAGCGGGCAGCGCGACCGGAACCGGCAGCCGGTGAGCCGCTCGGTCGGGCTCGGCGGGTCCCCCGGCAGCAGGATCGTCGTCCGGGAGCGCTCGACGACGGGGTCCGGCACCGGGACGGCGGACATGAGGGCTGCCGTGTAGGGGTGCATCGGGCGCTCGAAGACCTCGTCGACGGCGCCCTCCTCGACCGTGCGGCCGAGGTACATGACACTGACGCGGTCGGCGACGTGCCGGATCACCGACAGGTCGTGCGAGACGAACAGGTACGACAGCCCGAGGCGGGCCTTGAGCTCGGCGAGCAGGTTGAGCACGCCGGCCTGGATCGACACGTCGAGGGCTGAGACCGGTTCGTCGAGGACGACCAGGTCGGGCTCCACCGCGAGTGCTCGGGCGATGGAGATGCGCTGCCGCTGCCCGCCGGAGAACTCGTGCGGGTAGCGGTCGGCCTCGGCGGCCTGCAGTCCGACCAGGCCGAGCAGTTCCGGCACGCGCTCGTCGATCCGCGACGCCGGAGCGCCGATCGCACGGAGCGGTTCGGCGACGACGTCGTAGACCGACATGCGCGGGTCGAGGCTGGCGGACGGGTCCTGGAACACCATCGAGATGCGCTGGCGGAGTGCCCGCGTGCCGGCGGCGCCACGTGCGGTGGCCTCGGCGAGGGACTCACCGAACAGCTCGACGGTGCCCGACTCGGGACGCTCGAGGTCCATCAGCTGGTGCAGGGTCGTCGACTTGCCGGAGCCGGACTCGCCGACCAGGCCCAGGGTCTCGCCCCGGCGGATGTCGAGGTCGACCCCGTCGACGGCGAACACCTCGCCGACCTTGCGACGGAAGACGGCGCCCTTGACGAGCGGGAACGTCTTCGTCAGGCCCTCGACGAGCACGACGGGCTCGCGGTCGGTGCGCGACGCCTGGACCGCGGCGGGGTGTTCGGGGATGACCGGCAGCGAGAAGATCCGGCCGGCGTCGGCGTGGGCGGCAGCGACCTCGGCGGTGCGGTGGCACGCGGCGGTGTGGCCGGCAGCGTGCGGCGGGAGCGCGGTGCTCGCGGTGTCGACGTCGATGCCCGCGGCGGCGTCGACGGCTGCGACCCCGATGCCGACCGGCGGCGCGAGGGCCGGCTCGGTCGACCGGCAGACCTCGGTGACGAGCGGGCAGCGTGCGGCGAACGGGCAGGCGTCCGACAGGCCGATGAGCGACGGCGGCGACCCGGGGATCGGCACGAGCGGCGACCGGTCGGTGGCGTCGAGCCGCGGGAGCGCCCCGATGAGCCCGATCGTGTAGGGCATGCGCGGCCGGGCGAACAGTTCCTCGGCGGTGGCGGTCTCGACGATCCGGCCCGCGTACATGACAGCGATCCGGTCGGCGATGCCCGCGATGACCCCGAGGTCGTGGCTGACGAACACCAGGGCGGCACCGGTCTCGCGCTGGGCGGTCCGGAGCACCTCGATGATCTGCGCCTGGATCGTGACGTCGAGTGCCGTGGTGGGCTCGTCCGCCAGGATCACGTCGGGGTCGTTGGCCATCGCCATCGCGATCATGGCGCGCTGCCGCATGCCGCCGGAGAACTCGTGCGGGAAGGCGTCGACGCGGCGGGCGGCCTCGGGGATCCCGACGAGCTCGAGGAGCTCGATCGCGCGGTCACGGGCCTCCGCCTTCGAGGCACCGCGGTGCAGTCGGACGGTCTCCGCGATCTGGTCGCCGATCGTGTACACCGGCGTGAACGCGGACAGCGGGTCCTGGAAGACCATCGCGACCTTGTCGCCGCGCAGGCGGCTCATCTGCTTGTCCGAACGGCCGAGCAGCTCCTCGCCGTCGAGCTCGACGGAGCCGGTGACCTTCGTGGTGTCGGGCAGCAGACCGAGCACGGCCATGCTCGTCACCGACTTGCCGGAGCCGGACTCCCCCACGATGCCCAGGACCTCGCCGCGTCGGAGTTCCAGGTCGACGCCGCGGACCGCGTGCACGGTCCCCCGCGGCGTCGGGAAGCGGACGTGCAGGTCGCGGACCCGGAGGATCGGCTCGGTGCTGGTCGTCGGCGTCGCGGCCGACCCGTTCGTGATGGTGCTCATGCTGCTTCCCCGGTCGTCAGTGCGGCGGTCATGCGCCGGAACCGGCCTGTGTGGTCAACGCGGCCACGTCCACGGCCGCCTGGTTCTGGTCACGACGTCGGTTGCGCTTCTCGCGCTTGCCGGTCGTCGAGGTCGGGTCGAGTGCGTCGCGGAGACCGTCGCCGATCAGGTTCGCGGCGATCGCGAAGATGACGAGCGCACCGGCGGCGAAGTAGAACAGCCACGGGCTGACCAGCGCGTTGTCCTGGTTCTGCGCGATCAGCGTGCCGAGGGAGACGTCCGGCGGCTGCACGCCGAAGCCGAAGTAGCTGAGCGTTGTCTCACCGAGCACCGCGGTCGCGACCTGGATCGTGCCGTCGATGATGAGGAACGACGCCACGTTCGGCAGGACGTGCCGGAAGATGATCCGGAACGGGCCGATCCCCATGTAGCGGGCGGCGCGGACGAACTCGCGCTCCTTGACGGACAGCGTCATCGCGCGGACCACGCGGGCGGTGATCATCCAGCCGAACAGCGTGATGAGCACGACCAGCACGATCCACCCGGCGTTCTGGATGCGCGGGCTGATGATCGCGATGATGAGGAACGACGGCAGCACGAGCAGCATGTCGACGAAGAACATCACGATGCGGTCGACCCAGCCGCCGAAGTACCCGGCGGCGGCCCCCGTGATCGCGGCGATGGCGGTCGAGAACACGGCGACGAGCAGGCCGATGAGCAGGCTCTTCTGCATGCCCCGGGCGGTCTGGGCGAAGACGTCCTGGCCGATGCCGTTCGTGCCGAACCAGTGCGCGGCGCTCGGCGGCCGGGTGAACGACGTGTAGTCGATCTGCGAGTACTGCCAGGGGCTGACGAGCGGGCCGAGGAACGCGAAGGCGAACAGCAGCACGATGACGATCAGGCCCACGCCGGCGCCACGGTTCATGAAGAGGCGCCGCGTGGTCTGCAGGAACCGGTTGCCCTGCCGCTTCGGGCGGGCCGGGATGTCGCTCTTCGCGATGAGCGACGGGTCGACGGGTTCGATCCGGGTGTCGGTCATGTCATGCCCTCCTGACGCGCGGGTCCAGCGCGGCGGTCGCGACGTCGGCGAGGAACCCGGCGATGAGCACCACCACCGCGGCGAAGAGTGTGTACGCCGTCACGACGTTGACGTCGTTGCCGTTCACCGCGTCGATGAACCACGAGCCGAGCCCGTTCCACGCGAAGATCTTCTCGGTCAGGGTCGCGCCGGTCAGGATGCCGAGGAACCCGTAGGCGAAGAGCGTCGTCATCGGGATGAGCGCGGTGCGCAGGCCGTGCTTGAACGTGGCCCGGCCCCGCGTCAGTCCCTTGGCCCGGGCGGTCCGGAGGAAGTCCGAACCCAGGACGTCGAGCATGGTCGCGCGCTGGTACCGGCTGTAGATGGCGATCAGGCCCACCGCGATCGAGATCGTCGGCAGCAGCAGGTGGGCGCCGCGGTCCACGAGCAGCGTCCAGGCCGACCCGTCGAGCCCGGGGGTCGCCTCGCCGGTGAAGTTGATGAGCTGGCTGCCGGCGTCCTGGTTCAGCTTTGTTGCACCGATCTTCAGGATGACGGCGGTCAGGAACACCGGTGTCGAGAACAGGACGATCGATATCGCGGCGCTGACCCGGTCCGAGATCTTGTACTGGCGGATCGCGTTCCACACGCCGACGAGCACCCCGAGCACGATGCCCCCGATCGACCCGACGAGCAGCAGCCGGAGACTCACCCCCAGCCGCGGGAAGAACTGCTGGTTCACCGAGCGGTCCTGGATCGTCTGCCCGAGGTCACCGTGCACGACCCCGTCGAGCCAGTGCCCGTACC
Protein-coding sequences here:
- a CDS encoding ABC transporter permease, which codes for MIRFLARRFVYYVVLVFLATSLTYFLASATFSPRSVYAQRNPAPSAQVIDDKLDDIGVNDKTPVVIRYGHWLDGVVHGDLGQTIQDRSVNQQFFPRLGVSLRLLLVGSIGGIVLGVLVGVWNAIRQYKISDRVSAAISIVLFSTPVFLTAVILKIGATKLNQDAGSQLINFTGEATPGLDGSAWTLLVDRGAHLLLPTISIAVGLIAIYSRYQRATMLDVLGSDFLRTARAKGLTRGRATFKHGLRTALIPMTTLFAYGFLGILTGATLTEKIFAWNGLGSWFIDAVNGNDVNVVTAYTLFAAVVVLIAGFLADVATAALDPRVRRA
- a CDS encoding ABC transporter permease, which produces MTDTRIEPVDPSLIAKSDIPARPKRQGNRFLQTTRRLFMNRGAGVGLIVIVLLFAFAFLGPLVSPWQYSQIDYTSFTRPPSAAHWFGTNGIGQDVFAQTARGMQKSLLIGLLVAVFSTAIAAITGAAAGYFGGWVDRIVMFFVDMLLVLPSFLIIAIISPRIQNAGWIVLVVLITLFGWMITARVVRAMTLSVKEREFVRAARYMGIGPFRIIFRHVLPNVASFLIIDGTIQVATAVLGETTLSYFGFGVQPPDVSLGTLIAQNQDNALVSPWLFYFAAGALVIFAIAANLIGDGLRDALDPTSTTGKREKRNRRRDQNQAAVDVAALTTQAGSGA
- a CDS encoding dipeptide ABC transporter ATP-binding protein, producing MSTITNGSAATPTTSTEPILRVRDLHVRFPTPRGTVHAVRGVDLELRRGEVLGIVGESGSGKSVTSMAVLGLLPDTTKVTGSVELDGEELLGRSDKQMSRLRGDKVAMVFQDPLSAFTPVYTIGDQIAETVRLHRGASKAEARDRAIELLELVGIPEAARRVDAFPHEFSGGMRQRAMIAMAMANDPDVILADEPTTALDVTIQAQIIEVLRTAQRETGAALVFVSHDLGVIAGIADRIAVMYAGRIVETATAEELFARPRMPYTIGLIGALPRLDATDRSPLVPIPGSPPSLIGLSDACPFAARCPLVTEVCRSTEPALAPPVGIGVAAVDAAAGIDVDTASTALPPHAAGHTAACHRTAEVAAAHADAGRIFSLPVIPEHPAAVQASRTDREPVVLVEGLTKTFPLVKGAVFRRKVGEVFAVDGVDLDIRRGETLGLVGESGSGKSTTLHQLMDLERPESGTVELFGESLAEATARGAAGTRALRQRISMVFQDPSASLDPRMSVYDVVAEPLRAIGAPASRIDERVPELLGLVGLQAAEADRYPHEFSGGQRQRISIARALAVEPDLVVLDEPVSALDVSIQAGVLNLLAELKARLGLSYLFVSHDLSVIRHVADRVSVMYLGRTVEEGAVDEVFERPMHPYTAALMSAVPVPDPVVERSRTTILLPGDPPSPTERLTGCRFRSRCPLYAILPEAERRRCETEAPEKAPRRGEDVDHRGACHYPEKVATIAA